TCTCAACCCGTGACTTGGGGACATCAAAATATCCCGCAAGCGCTTTTATCAGCGCTGTATTTGCCTTATTTTCAATCGGCTGTTCTTTGACATGGACGATATAACCGCTGTTGGTTTTTTCAACTTTTTCCACTCTTGATTTCGGCTTGATTGCAACTGAGATTTTCATAAAAATTATTTTCTAATATATACCTTCTTGACTAAACTTATACATATATGGTATAAATAAACCAATATGGCGGCAGAGCTTGTTTTCCATGAGAAAAGATATTTCACAGATAATTCTTTTCAGGAAGTAAAAATATGGAAGGTGGCTAAAAGCAAGGATAAGCCGCACGGGTTTAAATATTCATTTGCATACATTGTCAATAATGAAAGAGTTATTTGTTATGACAACGCAGAAGGCAAGGGAGACCACAGGCATTACAGGGATGAGGAATATTCATATAACTATCAGAATTTTGGGAAACTATGGAAAGATTTTAAAAGTGATATAGAACGATTCAGGGAGGGCAGGCTATGAAAATCAGAAATATAAAAATATCGATAAAATCCGATGATGAGCTTTTTAACGAAGTCAAGGAAGTCTGCGGAAAACTTGAAAGGGGAGAGAAGGTCAAAAAACATGAAGGTATTTCTTTTGAAAGCATTGAGGCGATGAGGAAGGTTTTGACAGAGGAGCGCTTGAAGATACTTAAAACTATTAAAAAAGACCATCCAAGGTCAATATACGAACTTGCTAAAATGCTTCACAGGGATATAAAAAATACATTTAACGATGTGCAGTTCCTTGCACAGGCAGGGCTTATTGAATTAAAGAAAATAAAAGATGGGAGGGAAAGAACAACTCCTCGTGTGAATTATGATAAGATTTTGCTGGAGATACCAGTGTAACTTTTGTAACTGAGATTTTCATGCGCTTTTGCCTGTGACAAGCCCAAGGTCAAAGACCTGCCTGCAGTATTTTTTTAAAATAGTTTTTTCAGCCTTCATCCTTCCACCCTCATTCCTTTGCTTTTTACCCTACCTTCACCTTTTTCTGCTGATTGGATATCTCAATAATTTCTTTTACTGAATTTGCATCCTCCGGTTTTTTGTCCATGCGGATAAAGCCCACTGCCCTTGGAAATCTTAGCGCATAACCGATGCCTTCCCTGTCTTTGCCTGCCGTATGCAAAGGAGAGCGTGTTATCTCGTCGGCAGTAACGGTTACAACATATTTTGGCTCAACCCAGACATCAGGCTCTATCACAGAGTCAACACGCGGGTGTTTATGCTTAAGGGCAATCCTGTCAAGGATTTTTTTCAGCTCAGAAAATTCATCTTCTGAAAAACCCGACCCTACCTTGCTTACAGTTTTGAACGAGTCTGTTTTTTCATCATATACAGCGCCGAGCAGGGCGCCGACTCCAAACTTTGCCCGCGCCCCCCTGCCTCTGAAATATCCTACAATACATATGTCAATGGTGTCTGCAAGCTCTCCGCGGTAGCTCCTCTTTAATTTTATCCAGTTGAAATTCCTTGCGCCGGCAGAGTAGGGCGCATCAAGCCTTTTTGCGACAACACCCTCAAGCCCCCTTTCAATGGCCTCATCAAAATATTCATGAATCTTCTGGGGATTGTCGGTAATGAACATCTCCGCAGGCTCTATTACGGGATTTTTCTTTATGAGGGACTCAAGTTTTTCCCTTCTTTCGGCATAAGATTTCTCTGTGTAATCCTCGCCGTCTGCGTACAGCAGTTCAAAGGCGAAAAACTTA
This DNA window, taken from Nitrospirota bacterium, encodes the following:
- a CDS encoding ArsR family transcriptional regulator — protein: MKIRNIKISIKSDDELFNEVKEVCGKLERGEKVKKHEGISFESIEAMRKVLTEERLKILKTIKKDHPRSIYELAKMLHRDIKNTFNDVQFLAQAGLIELKKIKDGRERTTPRVNYDKILLEIPV
- a CDS encoding DUF167 domain-containing protein encodes the protein MKISVAIKPKSRVEKVEKTNSGYIVHVKEQPIENKANTALIKALAGYFDVPKSRVEIVSGIKSKQKIVEIRE